From the Rhodococcus sp. NBC_00297 genome, one window contains:
- a CDS encoding VOC family protein encodes MTETPSTITNIGVAMFTVADQDKALDFYTRVLGFEVRGDTRFGPNEEYRWLEVAPPGSTARLALNPPMYDTPGGSSIGVETSDVRAEHARLSAFDGFEMEPLGGDDDPNVPPMFMLKDPDGNVITVVQA; translated from the coding sequence ATGACCGAGACTCCCAGCACCATCACGAACATCGGCGTGGCCATGTTCACCGTTGCCGATCAGGACAAGGCCCTCGACTTCTACACCCGCGTGCTCGGGTTCGAGGTGCGCGGTGACACCCGCTTCGGGCCGAACGAGGAGTACCGCTGGCTCGAGGTGGCGCCGCCGGGGTCCACGGCGCGCCTCGCGCTGAACCCGCCGATGTACGACACGCCGGGCGGCTCGTCCATCGGGGTGGAGACGTCGGACGTCCGCGCGGAGCACGCTCGCCTGAGTGCCTTCGACGGGTTCGAGATGGAACCGCTCGGCGGCGACGACGATCCGAACGTGCCGCCGATGTTCATGCTGAAGGATCCCGACGGCAACGTCATCACCGTCGTGCAGGCGTGA
- a CDS encoding alkaline phosphatase D family protein encodes MSRRDLVIGADRSLRAGTTRRSFLTWTALVGALAMTPELSSATAHAQPQRGTPADYPFRLGVASGDPLPDSVVLWTRLAVDPLAPVGGMRPGVVPVRWEIAEDERFGRTVSQGIELASDADGWSVHVDVRGLAPAREYFYRFMVGPHVSTVGRTRTAPAPGSPLASLSFAWASCQKWEDGFYGAYADLAASDPDVVFFLGDYIYEYAIEGTGARASQPRPESAGRETLALNDYRDRYALYKSDPDLASAHAAAPWITTFDDHEVDNNWAGAISQDAGTAAPGDPAGDPRLFLLRRADAFKAWWENTPVRMAQRPTGPDLTAYRRFSFGDLVDFSVLDTRQYRSDQANGDGEHAQNAETADPSRTITGAAQEKWILDGFGSGVTWKFLAHQTVISDLARISDGERKVGMDPWSGYEASRHRILDGARDRGINLASIVGDIHRTIVSELRRDYQDDSAPVVGVEIASTSIASGKDGADVDTAGADIAAASPHVKFGNARRGYLRATLTPTEWRSEVRVLDAISVPGAPVRTAATVTVPEGRPEIGLA; translated from the coding sequence ATGAGCCGTCGTGATCTCGTCATCGGTGCCGATCGTTCTCTGCGTGCCGGCACCACGCGTCGTTCGTTCCTCACGTGGACCGCACTGGTCGGTGCGCTCGCGATGACACCGGAACTGTCGAGCGCGACGGCGCACGCGCAGCCGCAACGCGGCACCCCGGCCGACTACCCGTTCCGCCTCGGCGTCGCGTCGGGCGATCCGCTTCCGGACTCGGTGGTGCTGTGGACTCGTCTCGCGGTCGACCCACTCGCTCCGGTCGGCGGTATGCGGCCGGGTGTGGTGCCGGTGCGGTGGGAGATCGCCGAGGACGAACGGTTCGGGCGGACGGTGAGCCAGGGCATCGAACTGGCATCCGATGCGGACGGCTGGTCGGTGCACGTGGACGTGCGGGGTCTGGCTCCGGCGCGAGAGTACTTCTACCGCTTCATGGTCGGTCCGCACGTGAGCACCGTCGGACGGACGAGGACGGCGCCCGCACCGGGATCACCCCTTGCGTCACTGTCGTTCGCGTGGGCGTCGTGCCAGAAGTGGGAGGACGGGTTCTACGGCGCCTATGCCGATCTCGCGGCGAGTGACCCGGACGTCGTGTTCTTCCTCGGCGACTACATCTACGAGTACGCGATCGAAGGTACAGGCGCCCGCGCGTCGCAGCCACGGCCCGAGTCCGCGGGACGAGAGACGCTGGCACTGAACGACTATCGCGATCGGTACGCGTTGTACAAGTCGGATCCCGACCTGGCGTCGGCGCACGCAGCGGCGCCGTGGATCACCACCTTCGACGATCACGAGGTGGACAACAACTGGGCCGGGGCGATCAGCCAGGATGCCGGCACCGCCGCTCCCGGCGATCCTGCGGGTGATCCGCGGTTGTTCCTCCTGCGCCGCGCCGATGCGTTCAAGGCGTGGTGGGAGAACACTCCCGTGCGGATGGCCCAGCGACCGACGGGACCGGATCTGACGGCGTACCGCCGCTTCAGTTTCGGTGACCTGGTGGACTTCTCGGTGCTCGACACCCGGCAGTACCGCAGCGATCAGGCCAACGGCGACGGCGAACACGCGCAGAACGCGGAGACCGCGGACCCGAGTCGCACCATCACCGGAGCGGCGCAGGAGAAGTGGATCCTCGACGGTTTCGGGTCCGGTGTCACGTGGAAGTTCCTCGCACACCAGACGGTGATCTCCGACCTGGCCCGCATCAGCGACGGCGAGCGGAAGGTCGGGATGGACCCGTGGAGTGGGTACGAGGCGTCACGGCACCGCATCCTCGACGGCGCCCGCGACCGCGGTATCAACCTGGCGTCCATCGTGGGTGACATCCACCGCACCATCGTGTCGGAGCTGCGCCGCGACTATCAGGACGACTCCGCCCCGGTGGTGGGCGTGGAGATCGCGTCGACATCCATCGCGTCGGGCAAGGACGGTGCGGACGTCGACACGGCCGGTGCGGACATCGCGGCGGCGTCTCCGCACGTCAAGTTCGGCAATGCCCGACGCGGTTACCTGCGTGCGACGCTGACGCCGACGGAGTGGCGCTCCGAGGTCCGGGTCCTGGACGCGATCTCGGTTCCCGGCGCGCCGGTCCGCACGGCAGCGACCGTGACGGTGCCGGAGGGTCGGCCGGAGATCGGCCTGGCCTAG
- a CDS encoding GMC oxidoreductase — protein sequence MVGLAVPPAITRSTASALPLGVPSIRNLLPELFADPPRPPDHSPALVIGSGFGASAAALRLAQAGTSVTVLERGLRWPRDPFRDIFTADMTADGRGLWHQRSFTNLTGMPVGPVDWFNGVLDTTRYENLSVWRAAAVGGGSVVYTGVSIAPDKRFFDLSFGGRVDYDEMASQWYPKARSVLRPSTMPDDIYASPGFAHSRTWDDHARRAGFDPQRVDGGWNWNVLRDEMSGRSRPSATVGCSTFGNSNGAKHDLTQNYIPQAEATGNAVVCHSHEVVAIGTESGGRYRVEVRRLDPEGNALETRTLTCDSLILGAGSIGTTELLVRAQATGALPELNEFVGRGWGTNGDAFMTRSLGPIGGGPQGAPCASRIVDDTGLPLSVENWYVPGVPTEMGFLGSLGMTIDPLRADFRYDRATDGMSLTWPKGGSRDTVEALRAVQNRMAQAGRTVVSAEPFTRDVDDTFTAHPLGGAVLGDVTDAYGRVKGHPGLYVMDGALVPGSTGAANPSLTITALAERNIAAVIAAGG from the coding sequence ATGGTGGGCCTCGCGGTCCCGCCCGCGATCACCCGGTCGACGGCGTCCGCACTCCCGCTCGGCGTCCCCTCGATCCGGAACCTCCTGCCCGAACTGTTCGCCGATCCTCCGCGTCCACCGGACCACTCACCCGCCCTCGTCATCGGATCGGGCTTCGGAGCCAGCGCCGCGGCGTTGCGGCTCGCGCAGGCCGGTACGTCGGTCACCGTGCTCGAACGAGGACTCCGCTGGCCGCGCGATCCGTTCCGCGACATCTTCACCGCCGACATGACGGCCGACGGGCGCGGCCTGTGGCATCAGCGCTCGTTCACCAACCTCACCGGCATGCCTGTCGGGCCCGTCGACTGGTTCAACGGCGTCCTCGACACCACGCGATACGAGAACCTGTCGGTGTGGCGTGCAGCCGCGGTGGGCGGCGGCTCCGTCGTCTACACCGGCGTCAGCATCGCCCCGGACAAGCGCTTCTTCGATCTCTCGTTCGGTGGCCGCGTGGACTACGACGAGATGGCGTCGCAGTGGTACCCCAAGGCTCGCTCGGTGCTCCGGCCGTCGACCATGCCCGACGACATCTACGCCTCCCCCGGGTTCGCCCACTCCAGGACGTGGGACGACCACGCCCGCCGCGCGGGTTTCGACCCGCAGCGCGTCGACGGAGGCTGGAACTGGAACGTGCTGCGTGACGAGATGTCGGGTCGGTCCCGGCCGTCCGCCACCGTCGGCTGCAGCACGTTCGGCAACTCCAACGGCGCGAAGCACGACCTGACGCAGAACTACATCCCGCAGGCCGAGGCCACGGGCAACGCCGTGGTGTGTCACAGCCACGAGGTCGTCGCCATCGGCACCGAGAGCGGTGGCCGCTACCGCGTGGAGGTGCGGCGCCTCGATCCCGAGGGCAACGCACTCGAGACGCGCACGCTGACCTGCGACTCGCTGATCCTCGGCGCCGGCTCCATCGGCACCACCGAACTGCTGGTCCGCGCACAGGCCACCGGCGCGCTTCCCGAGCTCAACGAGTTCGTCGGACGCGGATGGGGCACCAACGGCGACGCCTTCATGACCCGCTCGCTCGGCCCCATCGGCGGCGGCCCGCAGGGGGCGCCGTGCGCCTCGCGCATCGTCGACGACACGGGCCTGCCTCTCAGCGTCGAGAACTGGTATGTCCCCGGTGTTCCCACCGAGATGGGGTTCCTCGGATCGCTCGGTATGACCATCGACCCACTGCGGGCCGATTTCCGCTACGACCGTGCAACGGACGGGATGAGCTTGACCTGGCCCAAGGGCGGCAGCCGCGACACCGTCGAGGCACTGCGCGCGGTGCAGAACCGGATGGCACAGGCCGGCCGCACCGTCGTCTCCGCCGAGCCGTTCACTCGCGACGTCGACGACACGTTCACCGCGCACCCTCTCGGCGGTGCGGTCCTGGGCGACGTCACCGATGCGTACGGACGAGTGAAGGGGCACCCCGGCCTGTACGTCATGGACGGAGCTCTCGTTCCCGGCAGCACAGGTGCGGCCAACCCGTCTCTCACCATCACCGCGCTCGCCGAGCGCAACATCGCAGCCGTCATCGCCGCCGGAGGCTAG
- a CDS encoding MsnO8 family LLM class oxidoreductase yields MRLSLLDRSRTRTDRSAAAAVSDTIERARWAEAAGYERFWVAEHHAVPGIASGSPAVLLAAIGAATSRIRLGSGGVMLPNHSPIVVAEQFAMLDALCPGRVDLGVGRSLGFTPPVRKVLRADTEDAERFADDLADLQDFLLGTGPVTVQPAPERLIPIHVLATGQGLAIAAQRGLPVVVGGPMLTGDLAPLAAYRREFVPSAFAAQPSVTVSLDVLVADTDAEARRLAMAEAVAMAESRRTREFPPLRAVTEMPDGLTPRARESAQRSLDGSVHGSPATVRRRLEDLVDRTGADEILSSASTFDRDALRASDEALAALLR; encoded by the coding sequence ATGCGTCTGTCCCTTCTCGATCGCTCCCGTACCCGCACCGATCGGTCTGCCGCCGCCGCGGTGTCGGACACGATCGAGCGTGCGCGGTGGGCCGAGGCGGCGGGTTACGAGCGGTTCTGGGTGGCCGAGCATCACGCCGTCCCCGGCATCGCGAGCGGCTCACCCGCGGTGCTGCTCGCCGCGATCGGCGCGGCGACGTCGCGGATTCGGCTGGGGTCGGGCGGCGTCATGCTGCCGAACCACTCGCCCATCGTCGTCGCCGAGCAGTTCGCGATGCTCGACGCGCTGTGTCCCGGCCGGGTCGACCTCGGTGTCGGCCGGTCGCTGGGGTTCACGCCGCCGGTGCGCAAGGTGCTGCGGGCGGACACCGAGGACGCCGAGCGCTTCGCCGACGACCTCGCGGATCTGCAGGACTTCCTGCTCGGAACCGGTCCGGTGACCGTGCAGCCCGCGCCCGAGCGACTGATCCCGATCCACGTTCTCGCCACGGGTCAGGGGCTGGCGATCGCCGCCCAGCGCGGGCTTCCCGTCGTGGTGGGCGGTCCGATGCTCACGGGTGACCTCGCTCCATTGGCGGCGTATCGACGCGAGTTCGTTCCGTCGGCCTTCGCGGCGCAACCCTCCGTGACGGTGTCGCTCGACGTCCTGGTCGCCGACACCGACGCCGAGGCTCGCCGACTCGCCATGGCGGAGGCGGTGGCCATGGCGGAGTCCCGCCGTACCAGGGAGTTCCCACCGCTGCGGGCGGTCACCGAGATGCCCGACGGTCTCACTCCGCGAGCTCGGGAGTCGGCCCAGCGCTCCCTCGACGGCAGCGTGCACGGCAGTCCGGCGACGGTGCGCCGCCGGCTCGAGGACCTCGTCGACCGCACCGGTGCCGACGAGATCCTGTCCTCGGCATCGACGTTCGACCGTGACGCTCTGCGTGCGTCCGACGAGGCGTTGGCCGCACTGCTGCGCTGA
- a CDS encoding endonuclease/exonuclease/phosphatase family protein codes for MRLTRVLLAASVLAASVHTLTACSAPAADEPPGDPRTVRVATYNASMNRPAAGELVAALRSGTDPQIRSVADVVQRNAPDMLLLNEFDYSDGAVDLFRDNYLAVGDAPIDYPFAYTAPVNTGEPSGLDLDGDGRSDGPNDAWGFGQFPGQYGMVVLSKFPLDAAAVRTFQTFRWADMPDNLLPREYYGANSDALRLSSKSHWDVPVDIDGRVIHLLVSHPTPPSFDGPEDRNGRRNHDEIRLTADYIAGADYLVDDTGLAGGLPNGSSFVVLGDQNSDPVDGDSYPGAIAQLLDSPALQDPAPTSPTAGTDTADFADPVPGDLRVDYVLPSTDLTVTGSGVFWPAPGEPGAELLSASDHRLVWVDLQV; via the coding sequence ATGCGACTCACCCGCGTGCTTCTCGCCGCGTCCGTCCTCGCCGCGTCCGTCCACACCCTGACCGCCTGCAGCGCGCCTGCCGCCGACGAGCCGCCCGGTGACCCGCGCACCGTCCGCGTCGCGACGTACAACGCCAGCATGAACCGCCCCGCCGCCGGTGAGCTGGTCGCCGCTCTGCGGTCCGGAACGGATCCACAGATCCGGTCGGTGGCCGACGTGGTCCAGCGCAACGCCCCGGACATGCTGCTGCTCAACGAGTTCGACTACTCCGACGGCGCCGTCGACCTCTTCCGCGACAACTACCTCGCCGTCGGCGACGCACCGATCGACTACCCGTTCGCGTACACGGCGCCCGTCAACACCGGCGAGCCGTCCGGGCTCGACCTCGACGGGGACGGGCGGTCCGACGGACCGAACGATGCCTGGGGCTTCGGGCAGTTCCCCGGCCAGTACGGCATGGTCGTCCTCTCGAAGTTCCCACTCGACGCCGCCGCGGTCCGCACGTTCCAGACCTTCCGCTGGGCCGACATGCCCGACAACCTGCTGCCGCGCGAGTACTACGGCGCGAACTCGGACGCCCTGCGCCTGTCGAGCAAATCGCACTGGGACGTGCCCGTGGACATCGACGGGCGGGTGATCCACCTGCTCGTCTCGCACCCCACGCCGCCCTCCTTCGACGGGCCCGAGGACCGCAACGGCCGACGCAATCACGACGAGATCCGGCTCACCGCGGACTACATCGCCGGCGCCGACTACCTCGTCGACGACACCGGACTCGCCGGCGGCCTGCCGAACGGCTCCTCGTTCGTGGTGTTGGGGGACCAGAACAGCGATCCGGTCGACGGGGACTCCTATCCGGGCGCCATCGCGCAACTGCTCGACAGCCCGGCGCTGCAGGACCCGGCGCCCACCTCGCCGACCGCCGGCACCGACACGGCGGACTTCGCCGATCCCGTGCCGGGTGATCTGCGGGTGGACTACGTCCTGCCGAGCACCGATCTGACGGTCACCGGGTCGGGGGTCTTCTGGCCCGCGCCCGGCGAGCCGGGCGCCGAGTTGCTGTCGGCGAGCGATCACAGACTGGTGTGGGTGGACCTACAGGTCTGA
- a CDS encoding MFS transporter gives MTETENRTERGAAATRAPRWRTIGARRDSLTLPYGWGPAIVLVLVSLVDRIEFSLVAAVLPQLQAEFGFGDTAAGSIPTAAAVAAGLLAMPAAYLADRHDRGRIITVVVFLWALATVGSALAPTFAVFYLVRMGLAAAEAIDNPASASMLADFHPPATRPTAFGWWRTAAYLGGAGIVLGGVLAEWLGWRGAFLVMAIPGVVVAVLMSRVREPERGYADRLAAGSADTPAPEATTDPMPVQLRRVAPIRTLWFTGGALTVMSLAVGGLTFWVPSLLQRRFGLGEAAAASAGGGLTLIGIVGGTLVGSLLTRRPLFSTPSQWRVLVGGTGILLGTAAMAGALASESWLPFTVLLTVFGFFTAWAIPTLTSCVADVLAPRDRGLGYGLLQIAATVGGAVGPLLVGAVSDAYGSLTTGMVPLLPLLLIGGVLALCAYPYVSPDAQRVLDGVA, from the coding sequence GTGACGGAGACCGAGAATCGGACCGAGCGGGGTGCGGCGGCGACGCGGGCACCGCGGTGGCGCACGATCGGGGCGCGGCGCGACTCCCTCACCCTCCCGTACGGGTGGGGACCCGCGATCGTGCTGGTGCTGGTCTCCCTCGTCGACCGCATCGAGTTCAGCCTGGTCGCCGCCGTGCTGCCGCAGCTGCAGGCGGAGTTCGGGTTCGGCGACACGGCGGCCGGCTCGATCCCCACCGCGGCCGCTGTCGCCGCGGGCCTCCTCGCGATGCCCGCCGCCTACCTCGCGGACCGACACGACCGCGGCCGCATCATCACCGTCGTCGTGTTCCTGTGGGCCCTGGCGACGGTCGGTTCCGCGCTCGCTCCCACCTTCGCCGTCTTCTACCTGGTGCGCATGGGCCTCGCCGCCGCCGAGGCGATCGACAATCCCGCCAGCGCCAGCATGCTCGCCGACTTCCACCCACCCGCGACCCGCCCGACGGCCTTCGGCTGGTGGCGCACCGCGGCCTACCTCGGCGGCGCCGGCATCGTGCTGGGCGGAGTGCTCGCCGAGTGGCTGGGGTGGCGCGGCGCCTTCCTCGTCATGGCGATTCCCGGTGTGGTGGTCGCCGTGCTGATGTCGCGGGTGCGGGAACCCGAACGGGGGTACGCCGACAGATTGGCCGCGGGCAGCGCGGACACGCCCGCGCCGGAGGCCACCACCGATCCGATGCCGGTCCAACTTCGCCGCGTCGCACCGATCCGGACGCTGTGGTTCACCGGCGGCGCACTCACCGTCATGAGCCTCGCGGTCGGTGGCCTGACGTTCTGGGTGCCCAGCCTGTTGCAACGCCGATTCGGCCTCGGCGAAGCGGCCGCCGCGTCCGCGGGCGGTGGTCTGACACTGATCGGCATCGTCGGCGGCACGCTCGTCGGATCCCTGCTCACCCGGCGACCCCTGTTCTCGACGCCGTCGCAATGGCGCGTCCTGGTGGGCGGCACCGGCATCCTGCTGGGCACCGCGGCCATGGCCGGGGCGTTGGCCTCCGAGAGCTGGCTGCCCTTCACCGTGCTGCTCACCGTGTTCGGCTTCTTCACCGCCTGGGCGATCCCCACGCTCACCTCGTGCGTCGCCGACGTGCTCGCCCCGCGCGACCGCGGACTGGGTTACGGACTGCTGCAGATCGCCGCGACCGTGGGCGGCGCCGTCGGACCGCTCCTCGTCGGCGCGGTGTCCGACGCGTACGGCTCCCTCACCACCGGCATGGTTCCGCTGCTGCCCCTGCTGCTGATCGGGGGCGTGCTCGCCCTCTGCGCCTACCCGTACGTGTCGCCGGACGCGCAGCGGGTGCTGGACGGCGTGGCCTGA
- a CDS encoding VOC family protein: MTATHPLTMEIQLVMLPVTDVDRAKEFYTRIGFHADHDATPFPDVRYVQLTPPGSACSIAIGKNITSAAPGSVEGMLVVVQDAQAAYEMLLSAGVEATPVKDEGWGLFTYFADPDGNRWAVQQLPVG, translated from the coding sequence ATGACCGCCACGCACCCGCTCACCATGGAGATCCAGCTCGTCATGCTGCCCGTCACCGACGTGGACCGCGCGAAGGAGTTCTACACGCGCATCGGCTTCCACGCCGACCACGACGCCACTCCCTTCCCGGACGTGCGCTACGTCCAGCTCACCCCACCCGGTTCCGCGTGCTCGATCGCGATCGGGAAGAACATCACCTCCGCCGCACCCGGATCCGTCGAGGGCATGCTCGTCGTCGTGCAGGACGCGCAGGCCGCGTACGAGATGCTGCTGTCCGCCGGCGTCGAGGCCACCCCGGTGAAGGACGAGGGCTGGGGGTTGTTCACCTACTTCGCCGACCCGGACGGCAACAGGTGGGCGGTGCAGCAGCTGCCTGTGGGCTGA
- a CDS encoding SDR family oxidoreductase — MVSVRNKVVLITGAGRGIGEATARALAAKGAKLVLTDVDEAPLTALVADLGDVAVGVRADVRDLVDMQAAVDAGIARFGGIDVVLANAGISSYGSVLNVDPETFKRVIDINTTGVFHTVRAALPSLIERKGYVLVVSSLAAFTACPGLASYNASKAGAEHFANALRLEVKYQGVDVGSAHMAWIDTPLVQDAKSDLTAFQDLLSVLPWPLGRTLPVEACVDAFVRAVERRSRRVYVPGIVGGIGWVRSVLTTRLGEATTLRHVPRILPKMDAEVKALGRSESARNRAVMEGQSTRSA, encoded by the coding sequence ATGGTCAGCGTGCGCAACAAGGTCGTGCTCATCACCGGCGCGGGCCGCGGTATCGGCGAGGCGACGGCGCGGGCTCTCGCGGCCAAGGGCGCGAAGCTGGTGCTGACCGACGTGGACGAGGCGCCGCTGACGGCACTCGTGGCCGATCTGGGCGACGTCGCCGTGGGGGTGCGCGCCGACGTACGGGATCTCGTAGACATGCAGGCCGCTGTGGACGCGGGAATCGCGCGATTCGGAGGCATCGACGTGGTCCTCGCGAACGCCGGCATCTCGAGCTACGGGTCGGTGCTCAACGTCGATCCGGAGACGTTCAAGCGCGTGATCGACATCAACACCACGGGCGTCTTCCACACCGTCCGCGCGGCGCTGCCCTCGCTCATCGAGCGCAAGGGCTACGTGCTCGTCGTGTCCTCGCTCGCCGCCTTCACCGCCTGCCCCGGACTCGCGTCGTACAACGCGAGCAAGGCGGGAGCCGAACACTTCGCCAACGCCCTGCGCCTCGAGGTGAAGTACCAGGGTGTGGACGTCGGCTCCGCCCACATGGCGTGGATCGACACTCCACTGGTGCAGGACGCCAAGTCCGACCTCACCGCGTTCCAGGATCTGCTGTCCGTGCTGCCCTGGCCGCTCGGCCGCACCCTGCCGGTCGAGGCGTGTGTCGACGCCTTCGTCCGCGCGGTGGAGCGGCGGTCACGCCGGGTCTACGTTCCCGGGATCGTGGGCGGCATCGGGTGGGTGCGCTCCGTGCTCACCACTCGGCTCGGTGAGGCCACGACGCTGCGCCACGTGCCGCGCATCCTGCCGAAGATGGACGCCGAGGTGAAGGCGCTGGGTCGCTCGGAGAGCGCGCGCAATCGTGCTGTGATGGAGGGTCAGTCGACGCGGAGCGCGTGA
- a CDS encoding SixA phosphatase family protein: MSDTRTLILMRHGKSSYPDGVDDHDRPLDERGRRQAAAAGDWIRANVGAVDAVICSTATRTRQTLERTAVDAPVRFEGTVYGGSPDDIVREISATDDSAASVLVVGHAPGIPFTALELADDQESDAAVWIRRGYPTSALAVLEFTGDWSDLGPGRARLTHALRVD, translated from the coding sequence ATGTCCGACACCCGCACCCTGATCCTGATGCGCCACGGCAAGTCCTCGTACCCAGACGGGGTGGACGACCACGACCGGCCTCTCGACGAACGGGGCCGTCGCCAGGCCGCCGCGGCCGGCGACTGGATCCGGGCGAACGTCGGCGCCGTGGACGCGGTGATCTGCTCGACGGCGACGCGTACTCGCCAGACTCTCGAGCGCACGGCCGTCGACGCGCCGGTGCGCTTCGAGGGCACCGTCTACGGGGGCTCCCCCGACGACATCGTCCGCGAGATCAGCGCGACAGACGACTCGGCGGCCAGCGTGTTGGTGGTGGGCCACGCACCCGGAATCCCCTTCACGGCACTGGAACTCGCCGACGATCAGGAGTCGGACGCGGCGGTGTGGATCCGACGGGGCTACCCCACCTCCGCGCTGGCGGTGCTGGAGTTCACCGGCGACTGGTCGGATCTCGGGCCGGGGCGCGCCCGCCTGACTCACGCGCTCCGCGTCGACTGA
- a CDS encoding glycosyltransferase family 2 protein, which yields MTSVAVVTIVSGRAGHLAAQRRGLARSTRRADLHVVVSMGDPTVVDATAVVPRVGDALPLARARNEGARLALEAGADLLIFLDVDCIPSREMIDRYVRRARDGAVLCGPVTYLPEVSGGYPDDLDGWTNPHAARPNPAPGHVEIGTNWDLFWSLSFAVTSATWHTLGGFCEDYTGYGGEDTDVGRVAERSGLDLLWVGGAHAHHQWHPVSSPPIEHLDDIVTNAAIFHGRWGHWPMIGWLNAFRERGDIDWTPEGSSIARRPVGH from the coding sequence ATGACTTCGGTGGCCGTGGTGACCATCGTGTCGGGTCGCGCGGGGCACCTCGCTGCGCAACGCCGCGGTCTCGCTCGCTCGACACGGCGAGCCGATCTGCACGTCGTGGTGTCGATGGGTGACCCGACGGTCGTGGACGCCACCGCCGTCGTTCCCCGCGTCGGCGACGCGCTCCCCCTGGCGCGGGCGCGCAACGAGGGTGCCCGCCTCGCCCTCGAGGCCGGTGCCGATCTGCTGATCTTCCTGGACGTCGACTGCATCCCGAGCCGCGAGATGATCGACCGGTACGTCCGTCGTGCGCGCGACGGAGCCGTGCTGTGCGGGCCGGTCACCTACCTGCCCGAGGTCTCCGGTGGGTACCCGGACGACCTGGACGGATGGACGAATCCCCATGCGGCACGCCCGAATCCGGCGCCGGGGCACGTCGAGATCGGAACGAACTGGGATCTGTTCTGGTCGCTGTCGTTCGCGGTCACGTCGGCGACGTGGCACACGCTCGGGGGGTTCTGCGAGGACTACACGGGCTACGGCGGCGAGGACACCGACGTCGGCCGCGTCGCGGAACGATCGGGGCTGGATCTGCTGTGGGTCGGCGGAGCGCACGCGCACCATCAGTGGCACCCCGTGTCCTCGCCGCCGATCGAGCATCTCGACGACATCGTGACCAACGCCGCCATCTTCCACGGTCGATGGGGACACTGGCCGATGATCGGGTGGCTGAACGCTTTTCGCGAGCGCGGCGACATCGACTGGACACCCGAGGGCAGCAGCATCGCTCGCCGCCCGGTCGGGCACTAG
- a CDS encoding glycosyltransferase has protein sequence MTFAATARPLRIALLGSSRFPIAQPFAGGLEAHVWHLAHALTERGHRVTLFGAEGTSTDVAHDVIDVHTFQMSPHARTEHMGPSWVVHEHHAYLSVMLELAGPLAQSFDVIHNHSLHYLPIAMSSMVPVPMLTTLHTPPLAWLESAAAVPLNPNTGYAAVSEYTAQQWLPVAGPIPVVPNGIPLDRWPFGQGTGDRGGAGEYAVWTGRLVPEKGVDLAIDAARRAGYHLRIAGPAADDDYFRTAVEPRLGDGVTYEGHLMQKELADLVGGAAVALVTPQWDEPYGLVVAEALACGTPVAAFRRGGIPEILDDTCGRMVPADDIDALAGAIGDAARLPRAHARARAERICSDATMVDSYLDLYRELLTTSGRTAAVPA, from the coding sequence ATGACGTTCGCCGCCACCGCACGTCCACTGCGCATCGCCCTTCTCGGATCGTCGCGCTTCCCCATCGCGCAACCGTTCGCGGGTGGCCTCGAGGCACACGTGTGGCATCTCGCCCATGCCCTCACCGAGCGCGGCCATCGCGTCACGCTCTTCGGTGCCGAAGGCACGTCGACCGACGTCGCGCACGACGTCATCGACGTCCACACGTTCCAGATGAGTCCGCACGCGCGGACCGAACACATGGGACCGTCGTGGGTGGTGCACGAGCATCACGCCTATCTGTCGGTCATGCTCGAACTGGCCGGGCCCCTGGCACAGTCGTTCGACGTGATCCACAATCACAGCCTCCACTACCTGCCCATCGCGATGTCCTCGATGGTGCCGGTCCCCATGCTCACGACGCTGCACACGCCACCGCTCGCCTGGCTGGAGTCGGCGGCCGCGGTGCCGCTCAATCCGAACACCGGGTACGCCGCGGTGAGCGAGTACACGGCGCAGCAGTGGCTACCCGTCGCGGGTCCGATCCCCGTGGTTCCCAACGGGATCCCGCTCGACCGGTGGCCGTTCGGCCAGGGCACCGGCGATCGCGGCGGGGCGGGCGAGTACGCGGTGTGGACGGGCCGGTTGGTTCCCGAGAAGGGGGTCGATCTCGCCATCGACGCCGCCCGGCGCGCCGGCTACCACCTGCGCATCGCCGGACCGGCAGCCGACGACGACTACTTCCGGACGGCGGTGGAGCCCCGCCTCGGCGACGGCGTCACCTACGAGGGTCACCTGATGCAGAAGGAACTCGCCGATCTGGTCGGCGGAGCCGCCGTCGCACTGGTGACGCCGCAGTGGGACGAGCCGTACGGGCTCGTGGTCGCCGAAGCACTCGCGTGCGGCACACCGGTGGCGGCCTTCCGTCGCGGCGGCATCCCGGAGATCCTCGACGACACGTGTGGCCGGATGGTGCCCGCCGACGACATCGACGCTCTCGCCGGGGCCATCGGAGATGCTGCGCGCCTCCCCCGTGCGCACGCCCGCGCTCGCGCGGAGCGCATCTGTTCGGACGCGACGATGGTGGACAGCTATCTCGACCTCTACCGCGAGTTGCTGACGACGTCGGGCCGAACCGCCGCCGTCCCTGCATGA